One genomic segment of Mastomys coucha isolate ucsf_1 unplaced genomic scaffold, UCSF_Mcou_1 pScaffold22, whole genome shotgun sequence includes these proteins:
- the Ctxn1 gene encoding cortexin-1, whose product MSAAWTLSPEPLPPSTGPPVGAGLDVEQRTVFAFVLCLLVVLVLLMVRCVRILLDPYSRMPASSWTDHKEALERGQFDYALV is encoded by the coding sequence ATGAGTGCGGCGTGGACACTATCACCGGAGCCGCTGCCGCCATCGACGGGGCCCCCGGTGGGCGCGGGCCTGGACGTCGAGCAACGCACGGTGTTCGCCTTCGTGCTCTGCCTGCTCGTGGTGTTGGTTCTGTTGATGGTGCGCTGTGTACGCATACTGCTAGACCCCTACAGCCGCATGCCCGCCTCGTCCTGGACCGACCACAAGGAGGCGCTCGAACGTGGGCAGTTCGACTATGCGTTGGTGTGA
- the Timm44 gene encoding mitochondrial import inner membrane translocase subunit TIM44 isoform X2, whose product MAAAALRGGWCRCPRRCLGSGIQFLSSHNLPHGLSYQISRPGRELTLTKSYSSGSRKGFLSGLLDNIKQELAKNKEMKESIKKFRDEAKKLEESDALQEARRKYKTIESETVRTSEAIKKKLGELTGTVKESLDEVSKSDLGRKIKEGVEEAARTAKQSAETVSKSGEKLGKTAAFKAISQGVESVKKEIDESILGQMGPYRRPERLRKRTEFAGAKFKESKVFEANEEALGVVLHKDSKWYQQWKDFKDNNVVLNRFFEMKMKYDESDNVFIRTSRALTDKVTGLLGGFFSKTELSDVLTEILRVDPTFDKDRFLHQCETDIIPNILETYSQLAHPIQQAKALGFQFHSRILDISNVDLAMGKMMEQGPVLIVTFQAQVVMVIKNSKGEVYDGNPDKVQRMLYVWALCRDQEELNPYAAWRLLDISASSTEQIL is encoded by the exons ATGGCGGCGGCAGCTCTGCGGGGCGGCTGGTGCCGCTGTCCGCGG AGGTGCCTAGGCAGCGGAATCCAATTTCTCTCCAGCCACAACCTACCCCATGGTTTAAGCTACCAGATAAGCCGGCCAGGAAGAGAGCTGACACTG ACCAAATCTTATTCTTCTGGGAGCAGAAAAGGGTTTTTATCAGGCTTGCTAGATAACATCAAACAAGAATTAGCGAAaaacaaagagatgaaagaaagtATAAAAAAGTTCCGAGATGAGGCCAAGAAGCTAGAAGAGTCCGATGCCctccaggaagccagaagaaaataT AAAACCATCGAATCAGAAACTGTTCGTACCAGCGAAGCAATAAAAAAGAAGCTTGGAGAATTGACAGGGACAGTGAAGGAG AGTCTTGATGAAGTCAGTAAAAGTGACCTTGGCCGCAAGATCAAGGAGGGGGTAGAAGAGGCCGCCAGAACAGCCAAGCAGTCAGCAGAGACAGTGTCTAAGAGTGGGGAGAAGCTAGGCAAGACGGCAGCCTTCAAAGCCATCTCCCAG GGTGTAGAATCAGTGAAGAAGGAGATTGATGAGAGCATACTTGGACAGATGGGGCCCTACCGCCGGCCTGAGCGGCTCCGGAAAAGGACAGAGTTTGCTGGAGCAAAGTTCAAAGAAAGCAAAGTGTTCGAGGCTAATGA GGAAGCATTAGGGGTTGTGCTACACAAGGACTCCAAGTGGTACCAGCAGTGGAAGGACTTCAAAGATAACAACGTTGTACTCAACC GCTTCTTTGAGATGAAGATGAAGTATGACGAGAGTGACAATGTTTTCATCCGAACATCCCGGGCCTTAACCGACAAGGTCACTGGCTTGTTAG GAGGTTTTTTCTCAAAGACAGAATTGTCAGATGTGCTAACGGAGATCCTGAGAGTGGACCCAACCTTCGACAAGGACCGCTTTCTTCATCAGTGTGAGACTGACATTATCCCCAACATCCTAGAG ACCTACAGCCAGCTGGCCCACCCTATCCAGCAGGCCAAGGCTCTGGGCTTCCAGTTCCACTCCCGAATCCTGGACATCAGCAATGTGGAC CTGGCCATGGGCAAGATGATGGAGCAGGGCCCAGTGCTAATCGTTACCTTTCAGGcccaggtggtgatggtgatcAAGAACTCCAAAGGCGAGGTGTATGATGGTAACCCG GACAAGGTGCAGCGAATGCTGTATGTGTGGGCACTCTGCAGAGACCAGGAGGAGCTCAACCCTTATGCTGCCTGGCGCCTTCTGGACATCTCAGCCTCCAGCACAGAGCAGATCCTCTGA
- the Timm44 gene encoding mitochondrial import inner membrane translocase subunit TIM44 isoform X3 gives MKESIKKFRDEAKKLEESDALQEARRKYKTIESETVRTSEAIKKKLGELTGTVKESLDEVSKSDLGRKIKEGVEEAARTAKQSAETVSKSGEKLGKTAAFKAISQGVESVKKEIDESILGQMGPYRRPERLRKRTEFAGAKFKESKVFEANEEALGVVLHKDSKWYQQWKDFKDNNVVLNRFFEMKMKYDESDNVFIRTSRALTDKVTGLLGGFFSKTELSDVLTEILRVDPTFDKDRFLHQCETDIIPNILEAMISGELDILKDWCYEATYSQLAHPIQQAKALGFQFHSRILDISNVDLAMGKMMEQGPVLIVTFQAQVVMVIKNSKGEVYDGNPDKVQRMLYVWALCRDQEELNPYAAWRLLDISASSTEQIL, from the exons atgaaagaaagtATAAAAAAGTTCCGAGATGAGGCCAAGAAGCTAGAAGAGTCCGATGCCctccaggaagccagaagaaaataT AAAACCATCGAATCAGAAACTGTTCGTACCAGCGAAGCAATAAAAAAGAAGCTTGGAGAATTGACAGGGACAGTGAAGGAG AGTCTTGATGAAGTCAGTAAAAGTGACCTTGGCCGCAAGATCAAGGAGGGGGTAGAAGAGGCCGCCAGAACAGCCAAGCAGTCAGCAGAGACAGTGTCTAAGAGTGGGGAGAAGCTAGGCAAGACGGCAGCCTTCAAAGCCATCTCCCAG GGTGTAGAATCAGTGAAGAAGGAGATTGATGAGAGCATACTTGGACAGATGGGGCCCTACCGCCGGCCTGAGCGGCTCCGGAAAAGGACAGAGTTTGCTGGAGCAAAGTTCAAAGAAAGCAAAGTGTTCGAGGCTAATGA GGAAGCATTAGGGGTTGTGCTACACAAGGACTCCAAGTGGTACCAGCAGTGGAAGGACTTCAAAGATAACAACGTTGTACTCAACC GCTTCTTTGAGATGAAGATGAAGTATGACGAGAGTGACAATGTTTTCATCCGAACATCCCGGGCCTTAACCGACAAGGTCACTGGCTTGTTAG GAGGTTTTTTCTCAAAGACAGAATTGTCAGATGTGCTAACGGAGATCCTGAGAGTGGACCCAACCTTCGACAAGGACCGCTTTCTTCATCAGTGTGAGACTGACATTATCCCCAACATCCTAGAG gCTATGATTTCTGGGGAGCTTGACATTCTCAAAGACTGGTGCTATGAAGCT ACCTACAGCCAGCTGGCCCACCCTATCCAGCAGGCCAAGGCTCTGGGCTTCCAGTTCCACTCCCGAATCCTGGACATCAGCAATGTGGAC CTGGCCATGGGCAAGATGATGGAGCAGGGCCCAGTGCTAATCGTTACCTTTCAGGcccaggtggtgatggtgatcAAGAACTCCAAAGGCGAGGTGTATGATGGTAACCCG GACAAGGTGCAGCGAATGCTGTATGTGTGGGCACTCTGCAGAGACCAGGAGGAGCTCAACCCTTATGCTGCCTGGCGCCTTCTGGACATCTCAGCCTCCAGCACAGAGCAGATCCTCTGA
- the Timm44 gene encoding mitochondrial import inner membrane translocase subunit TIM44 isoform X1, protein MAAAALRGGWCRCPRRCLGSGIQFLSSHNLPHGLSYQISRPGRELTLTKSYSSGSRKGFLSGLLDNIKQELAKNKEMKESIKKFRDEAKKLEESDALQEARRKYKTIESETVRTSEAIKKKLGELTGTVKESLDEVSKSDLGRKIKEGVEEAARTAKQSAETVSKSGEKLGKTAAFKAISQGVESVKKEIDESILGQMGPYRRPERLRKRTEFAGAKFKESKVFEANEEALGVVLHKDSKWYQQWKDFKDNNVVLNRFFEMKMKYDESDNVFIRTSRALTDKVTGLLGGFFSKTELSDVLTEILRVDPTFDKDRFLHQCETDIIPNILEAMISGELDILKDWCYEATYSQLAHPIQQAKALGFQFHSRILDISNVDLAMGKMMEQGPVLIVTFQAQVVMVIKNSKGEVYDGNPDKVQRMLYVWALCRDQEELNPYAAWRLLDISASSTEQIL, encoded by the exons ATGGCGGCGGCAGCTCTGCGGGGCGGCTGGTGCCGCTGTCCGCGG AGGTGCCTAGGCAGCGGAATCCAATTTCTCTCCAGCCACAACCTACCCCATGGTTTAAGCTACCAGATAAGCCGGCCAGGAAGAGAGCTGACACTG ACCAAATCTTATTCTTCTGGGAGCAGAAAAGGGTTTTTATCAGGCTTGCTAGATAACATCAAACAAGAATTAGCGAAaaacaaagagatgaaagaaagtATAAAAAAGTTCCGAGATGAGGCCAAGAAGCTAGAAGAGTCCGATGCCctccaggaagccagaagaaaataT AAAACCATCGAATCAGAAACTGTTCGTACCAGCGAAGCAATAAAAAAGAAGCTTGGAGAATTGACAGGGACAGTGAAGGAG AGTCTTGATGAAGTCAGTAAAAGTGACCTTGGCCGCAAGATCAAGGAGGGGGTAGAAGAGGCCGCCAGAACAGCCAAGCAGTCAGCAGAGACAGTGTCTAAGAGTGGGGAGAAGCTAGGCAAGACGGCAGCCTTCAAAGCCATCTCCCAG GGTGTAGAATCAGTGAAGAAGGAGATTGATGAGAGCATACTTGGACAGATGGGGCCCTACCGCCGGCCTGAGCGGCTCCGGAAAAGGACAGAGTTTGCTGGAGCAAAGTTCAAAGAAAGCAAAGTGTTCGAGGCTAATGA GGAAGCATTAGGGGTTGTGCTACACAAGGACTCCAAGTGGTACCAGCAGTGGAAGGACTTCAAAGATAACAACGTTGTACTCAACC GCTTCTTTGAGATGAAGATGAAGTATGACGAGAGTGACAATGTTTTCATCCGAACATCCCGGGCCTTAACCGACAAGGTCACTGGCTTGTTAG GAGGTTTTTTCTCAAAGACAGAATTGTCAGATGTGCTAACGGAGATCCTGAGAGTGGACCCAACCTTCGACAAGGACCGCTTTCTTCATCAGTGTGAGACTGACATTATCCCCAACATCCTAGAG gCTATGATTTCTGGGGAGCTTGACATTCTCAAAGACTGGTGCTATGAAGCT ACCTACAGCCAGCTGGCCCACCCTATCCAGCAGGCCAAGGCTCTGGGCTTCCAGTTCCACTCCCGAATCCTGGACATCAGCAATGTGGAC CTGGCCATGGGCAAGATGATGGAGCAGGGCCCAGTGCTAATCGTTACCTTTCAGGcccaggtggtgatggtgatcAAGAACTCCAAAGGCGAGGTGTATGATGGTAACCCG GACAAGGTGCAGCGAATGCTGTATGTGTGGGCACTCTGCAGAGACCAGGAGGAGCTCAACCCTTATGCTGCCTGGCGCCTTCTGGACATCTCAGCCTCCAGCACAGAGCAGATCCTCTGA
- the Snapc2 gene encoding snRNA-activating protein complex subunit 2, whose product MKPPQRRRKVPARYIGEATGPTAWSPREMRHLLRLLQARRGQPEPDAAELAQELRSRSEAEICRFIQHLKGRVVREAIQKVKPGGREGPRHQETQLPAPIEVWMDLAEKLTGPLEEALTAAFSQVLTIAAAEPPSLLHSKPAKPTKACGKALVFLSNQDEQKDPAPEGSGPVPMTAADPTREASVLGPEASGLASEVTIPDCDAPAKSLAGSSTERDFAVDFEKIYKYLSFSSRGGHGPELSAAESAVVLNLLMSLPEELSHLPCTALVEHMTKTYAQLMAPQTSLSGEKRPRPGTEDGGTDSTGPEEPDQSNPQTSETIEPRLAWKAVGICPLNPFLVPLDLLSQVPTPAR is encoded by the exons ATGAAGCCACCGCAGAGACGGCGGAAGGTCCCAGCACGCTACATAGGTGAAGCTACCGGCCCCACAGCATGGAGCCCTCGCGAGATGCGGCATCTACTGAGACTACTTCAGGCTCGGCGGGGTCAGCCGGAGCCAGACGCCGCGGAGCTGGCCCAGGAGCTGCGAAGCCGGAGCGAGGCCGAG ATCTGCCGCTTTATCCAGCATCTCAAAGGCCGGGTGGTTCGAGAGGCCATTCAGAAGGTGAAGCCAGGTGGCAGAGAAGGTCCAAGGCATCAAGAAACACAGCTCCCAGCCCCCatagag GTATGGATGGATCTTGCTGAGAAACTAACAGGCCCACTGGAGGAAGCCCTGACTGCAGCTTTCTCCCAG GTGCTCACCATTGCTGCTGCAGAACCACCCAGCCTCCTGCACTCCAAGCCAGCCAAGCCCACAAAGGCCTGCGGAAAGGCACTGGTGTTCTTGAGCAACCAAGATGAGCAGAAGGATCCTGCCCCTGAAGGTTCTGGGCCTGTCCCTATGACTGCTGCTGACCCCACTCGTGAGGCTTCTGTCCTTGGCCCTGAGGCCTCTGGCCTTGCCTCAGAGGTCACCATCCCTGACTGTGATGCCCCAGCCAAGTCCCTGGCTGGGTCCTCCACAGAGAGAGACTTTGCCGTGGACTTTGAGAAGATCTACAAatacctctccttctcctccagaGGTGGCCATGGCCCTGAGCTCTCAGCAGCTG AGTCAGCTGTGGTCCTTAACCTGCTCATGTCACTTCCAGAGGAACTGTCCCACCTGCCTTGCACAGCCCTGGTGGAACATATGACCAAAACATATGCTCAACTGATGGCTCCCCAGACCTCTCTCTCTGGAGAGAAGAGGCCCAGGCCTGGGACTGAAGATGGAGGGACCGACTCCACGGGGCCAGAAGAGCCTGACCAAAGTAATCCTCAAACTTCTGAGACCATAGaaccaaggctagcctggaaagCAGTTGGGATCTGCCCACTGAACCCATTCCTGGTGCCCCTGGACCTCTTGAGTCAGGTCCCCACCCCTGCGAGGTGA